A single window of Pontibacillus chungwhensis DNA harbors:
- a CDS encoding YerC/YecD family TrpR-related protein — MQIDKLRGKELDQLFKAILTMESVEECYQLFDDLATMNEVQSLAQRLEVARMLREGFTYHKIENDTGASTATISRVKRSLNYGNDAYAMALDRVQESEKENE, encoded by the coding sequence ATGCAAATTGATAAATTAAGAGGCAAGGAATTAGACCAATTATTTAAAGCGATTCTAACAATGGAATCAGTAGAAGAATGCTATCAACTATTTGATGACCTAGCGACAATGAACGAGGTACAATCCCTTGCTCAACGTCTAGAAGTAGCTCGCATGCTTCGTGAAGGATTCACGTATCACAAAATCGAAAACGACACAGGCGCATCTACTGCAACCATCTCCCGCGTCAAACGCAGCCTAAACTATGGCAACGACGCCTACGCAATGGCTCTCGATCGCGTTCAAGAATCTGAA